The proteins below come from a single Balaenoptera musculus isolate JJ_BM4_2016_0621 chromosome 1, mBalMus1.pri.v3, whole genome shotgun sequence genomic window:
- the BARHL2 gene encoding barH-like 2 homeobox protein, protein MTTMEGASGSSFGIDTILSSASSGSPGMMNGDFRPLGEARTADFRSQATPSPCSEIDTVGTAPSSPISVAMEPPEPHVIADGPQHHHHLHHSQQPPPPPAAAPTQSLQPSPQPPPPQPPAQQLGSAASVPRTSTSSFLIKDILGDSKPLAACAPYSTSVSSPHHTPKQESNAAHESFRPKLEQEDSKTKLDKREESQSDIKCHGTKEEGDREITSSRESPPVRAKKPRKARTAFSDHQLNQLERSFERQKYLSVQDRMDLAAALNLTDTQVKTWYQNRRTKWKRQTAVGLELLAEAGNYSALQRMFPSPYFYHPSLLGSMDSTTAAAAAAAMYSSMYRTPPAPHPQLQRPLVPRVLIHGLGPGGQPALNPLSNPIPGTPHPR, encoded by the exons ATGACAACAATGGAAGGGGCCAGCGGGTCGAGTTTTGGAATAGACACGATTTTGTCCAGTGCCAGTTCGGGCAGCCCCGGCATGATGAATGGAGATTTCCGCCCGCTCGGCGAGGCCAGGACCGCGGATTTTAGGAGTCAGGCCACTCCGTCTCCCTGTTCGGAGATTGATACTGTAGGAACGGCGCCTTCCTCTCCCATCTCGGTCGCCATGGAGCCCCCGGAACCGCATGTGATAGCGGACGGCCCccagcatcaccaccacctccaccacagccaacagccgccgccgccgccagccgCGGCCCCCACGCAAAGTTTGCAGCCTTCGCCGCaaccgccgccgccgcagccacCCGCCCAGCAGCTGGGCTCGGCCGCCTCGGTCCCCAGGACTTccacctcttcttttttaattaaggaCATCTTGGGCGACAGCAAACCTCTGGCGGCGTGTGCACCGTACAGCACCAGcgtctcctctccccaccacacCCCGAAGCAGGAGAGCAACGCAGCACACGAGAGCTTCAGGCCAAAGCTCGAGCAGGAGGACAGCAAAACCAAACTCGACAAGCGGGAAGAGTCCCAGAGCGACATCAAATGCCACG GAACAAAGGAGGAAGGAGACCGGGAGATTACGAGTAGCCGAGAGAGTCCCCCTGTGAGAGCCAAAAAGCCTCGCAAAGCCAGGACGGCTTTCTCCGACCACCAACTCAATCAACTGGAGCGTAGCTTTGAGCGACAGAAGTACCTGAGTGTGCAGGACCGCATGGACCTGGCAGCTGCGCTCAATCTCACTGACACCCAGGTCAAGACCTGGTACCAGAACCGCAG GACCAAGTGGAAGCGGCAGACTGCGGTGGGCCTGGAGCTGCTGGCCGAGGCAGGGAATTACTCGGCCCTGCAGAGGATGTTTCCGTCGCCTTATTTCTACCACCCAAGCTTGCTGGGCAGCATGGACAGTACTACCGCCGCGGCGGCCGCCGCAGCCATGTACAGCAGCATGTACCGGACTCCTCCTGCGCCCCATCCCCAGCTGCAGCGGCCCCTGGTGCCCCGAGTGCTCATCCacggcctggggcctgggggacAGCCGGCCCTCAATCCCCTGTCCAACCCCATCCCAGGCACCCCGCATCCACGGTGA